The DNA window AGCACACCATGCAGTGTAAAAAAGGCAGCACCACTCATTGGATCATTCTGCCAAGATCAGTGGAGCATCACATCCAACTATACATGATGCAACCATATATGCAAGTGATCTACTACACTTgacaaataatttgttaattaagtaGAGCAGGGAGGTAACAGTCCCTTGCATCTTCTGCAACCAATTCTTTAATCAACCCCAAGAAAAAAACAGGATGATCAACAGCCGCATTATCTCagtagagatttgctccggtctaataaaaaatacctcgaggcACCGGTAACTCAcggtatcaaattatttattatcgTTAGATCTAACCATGTCCATActgctcagctagatccaatggtgggaAATGATTTAGTACCGTGAGGTAATACCGTAgtgagaaacgatttagtaccatgagataccggtaccGGTACCacgaggtattttttgttggatcggAGCAAATCTTATATAACAAAGATGGGACTAAACGGCTGCAACCGTCGCAATCTCGTGTACACGTGTGCCCAAAGATAATCCGAGAGAGAGCTTACTGTCTGTCCATGCAAAAGGCTCGAGGAAAATGCAGATGCAGGACGTATCACCAGCCAATTAACCACCCTCCAGTTGCAGCGTTGAAAGATAATTTAAGGTTCAAATTGTAGATGtactgatgctgctgctgctaacGTACCTTGTGTTACCAGCCTCGCTTTGTGCTTTGTTCGTTCAGAGAACCTGTGTCAGTTTGACGCTTTTTTCTACTTTTGTGCGAgcgtgaaaaaaataagtgcAGCAAAATAGCAAATGGTAGGGCTAAAGTGTATTAATCCGGCGCTCCGGATTTCAAAATGTGGTATGAGTGCACAAGTGGACTACTAATCCTGTCGTAAAATGCACTTCTAAACCACTTGACACAAGAATTTTTGAACCACTTATCTTAAACTCTCCATTAGGACTTGGCTCTAAATTAGTGGCATGAAACAATATGTTTCATCAAATCGCTAATATAGAGCCAATACAGAATCCAGATATGATTCGTTGGAGTCACACCCTTATGGTAGATTCTCTGTGAAATCTCATTATTTTGGCTCGTGTCCATAGTGGTGCCCCAGAGCATCTCTATCTTTATTttaatgatcatctaaactagtttcatccttcatatctctatgTAGGCCTGGACACAAAAAGACCGAGGCCGAGAGGCCGAACCGAAAAGACCGAGACCGAGACCGAGAAATTCGGTCCCGGTCTcaggtggaggaggtgaaaGACCGGTAAATTCGGTCCGATCTTCGGGTATAGGGCTCGGGTACCCCAAATACCCGAAAAGACCGAATTTATCTTGTTTTAGTGTACTGTCTCCTTGTCCTTGGTTAAACTATGGTTGAATTTGTGATTGTACTTTGGTATCTGTGACTTGAGACTCTATTATGTACTTCTATGAATTAGTTAACTATGAATTGTGTTGTGGAATATGGAACTATGCAATAAAATTTCCTATGATTTTTGAACTTCACTGAAATTTCGAGCACTTCGGTCAGGATCGAGACCGAGACCGAACAAGACCGAGACCGAATTCCTCagtcttgtgttttttttaagaccGACCGGGCCCGAGTTCTGAAAGACCGAATTTTCTCTGGAGACCGAAGACCGAGACTGAGACCGAACCGAAGACCGAATGCCCAGGCCTATCTCtatgtactccactagatcatccatatatgacatcctctatatctttttagaggatggagagagatcatctaaatatgaaggttctctcctaatatggatgataactaaaaatagatggtaggatagccgttctgttggagctcaatttgtagtcttcatcctctatttttaggatagaggatgtgatagatgagctgttagagatgctcttgCTAAGCCAATAAATTTGGAAACTTAGCCCTTCTAAAAGTCGGAGCTGACGTTTTgggtttttcattaaaaaaatgtcaaacggtatatttgcaaacaaaaaataatttatgaataaagttgttacatgtattcttagtgatgtAAAaaccaatgctagaaaataaactttaatgaaaaaatgtaaaatcaactctaaatttaaattttggcttataagtataagcgaaaagatgggtgtGAGATTTTTCTATGGTACTTAGACCGCGTTCGACTGTGGGTGGGTGAAGATTAATTATTCggcatgaaaaacgtagtaacagattagtacatgattaattaattattaattataaaaataataaaatagattaatatgatttttaaaacaactttcctatataatttttttgcaaaaaatactcCGTTTAACGGTTCGTGAAATGTGCACGCCGAAAATGAGGGAATCTAGGGTTaataagagcaagtacaatagcagactataagccagctataaacatattttaaagagataaaagaggagagagagcagaAGTGCGttatagatttgtagccagTTGCAGCACGGCTTTAAGACACGGTGTgcgtatgacatgtgggaccagatattaatgttttgtaagtaactattgtataaattgactataaataatttagagccaatagttagctatactattgaacttgctctaagttgTGAGCCGAACAAAGCCTTAGGGCGCGGCGTAGTTATAACATAGAATAATCTTGTCAAGAGTATTTGGCAAGATATAAGACATgtttttctgtaaaaaaaaggGACAATTAAAAATCTTTTCTTTCATTGTTGTGTTTCTAATTTTGTGCGATCTATCATCCAAATTGCTCTATATATACCTATGTCCGTTCTCACAGTATCTCACACATGTTTGGGTTTGCCTTTTACAAGTTCCTAAATATATGAGATCCTCTGCCTCTTGCTAGGAGTCGTTGCTACGTGTTGGTCGTTATGGGCACATAGAGAGAATGTGAGGTTTTGATGACAAAAAGATTCACTCTCTTTTATAGGTGATCTTGCCGGTTACTCATTGGTTATGTTCCTGAGCCATACTCTAAGAAGCTAGGactatgattttcttttgcagttCTGCCAGCAATTGGAGCGTATGGTTTGGAAGTTTTTTACCCAGAGCATGGATGAAGACCCAATCTACAAATTGATAGTCCTTAACATTTTCATgtattatctttattttagagagaacttatatatgtgtgtgagtTTTAGCGGTGTGCGAGAGACCGGAAGTGTTCTCGATACCAGAGTATCTTCTCGATGTAATTGACTGAGATTTATAAAGCTCTTATTATCTTAAACTCTTTTGAAACATGAGGCATGGGATTTtctatctcttcttttttttaaaaaaaatattgaaagcACCTAAAGTGTGATGGTAGAGTGATGTATGATTATTCcacaaagtttgaattttggtAGATACAAATATTAAGATGTGTTTTAACAAAGGATGCGCTTAAAATGAATATGAAGGCTGAATATTTGCCAGCTGCTAAGTGATTACTACGatcaatttcaaataaattagaacatgttactccctccgtccctaaatatttgacggcgttaacttttttatatacgtctgactattcatcttattcaaaaaatttacataattattaattattttatatcattttatttattgttagatatacttttatgcatatatatatagctttacatattttacaattttttttaacaagacggataatcaaacgtgtataaaaaaaatctagagcgtcaaacatttagagatggagggagtatataagatgttttggtttatcttaaattgatctataaactaatatatatgttattattcATTATTGCTCATTAATACTGAACTAAAATGACTACAAGTACTTTCTTCAGTTTCATAACTCTTAAAGTTTAGAATATATAGTTTCAAATTACAAGATAAGTTATAAAGTgtactttaataaaattatacatttatttatttattatacatattttaataaaaaaacaaatcataattatatttagaaGTCTGTGTTACTATCTAAAACGATAAGGAGAGAGTGAAAAAACCGACATGCAAGGAATGTGATGTCTGTTTGGGCAGCGCTGCTTTGTTGCTGCGGACTGAATCACGCCGCCGACTGCGGTTTCTAAACACGTTTCACTTCCCCGTGTGGCACCGTCTCAACCCTCAGCGCGCGCACCATAAAAACCCGACGGCCCCAGCCCAGCTCTCCCATCGATCAGCCCCCCACCCACCATCCCCGAtgccctcctccccctcgccgccgcctccggcgaccTCCGCCGTCGCATCcactccacgccgccgccgggggcgcCGCCTCGTCCCCTCGTCCGCAGGCGGGGGCTCCTccttctccgcctcctcctcctcctcctcctcgtccgcctccttctccttcttcccgccgacgtcgccgtcgccgttccaCCGgttcctcccctccccgctgCGGGCCTCCTCCGTGCCCTTCTCCTGGGAGCACCGCCCGGGCATCCCCAAGACGCCCGCCAGGGCGCCCCGCTCCTCCAACTCCAAGCTCCACAagtccgccgcggcgccgccgctcccgctcccgccgtcGCTCCTCTCCACCAGGGCGCCCGACCCCTacgcctccgccgtcgtccccgCCGACTATGCCGCCGCAATGCCGCCGGGCAGCGGAGGCGGCAAGCTCGGCctgacggcggcgccgaggaaggcccgccgcctcgcccggcggcgcccgcgcctggccgtcgacgccctcgccgaGTGGCTCTCCGTCCTCAGCCTCTACCGCTCCTGcaagcgcgccgccgcctgcttcgCCGCcaagccgccggcgccgtgagAGATAAGCGTGCCATCTCTCAAATGGGATCATCTGCAATACTGTCTACTTGAGTAGTAGTACTTAGTAGAGTATATGATTATGAATTTGGAATTTGTGTTTGGTGTAATTATTAATCgtgtgattaattaactaagaTGGCACTAGTATCATACATGCAACAAGAACATGAGTTTCTgatttgattaattgattaattggtGTGCTTAATTGGTTCAACCTCCAATAAATCGGCACTAccattaattagttataatCAAATTGCTGCTGTTGATGCTGATGACGTTGGTATGTGCAATAATTGTTGTTGGGCTTAGGTTTAAACTTGTGGTTGGGTTTCTCTGGGTGGCCATCGCTGATCAAATTTACCCATAAAACTTTAACACTTTTTTAACCTAAAGTTTCTCTATGTGGCCATTGCTTATCAAATATGAGAGcatgaaattttaattatttcatcGTACGTATCGGATATGGCCGGCGCGAAATGAGCGTGTTTGCAGTGCTTTATACACGTGGCGACATATTACATCCGTCCCgaaatatgattatttttagttttttatataatattttgactcttcgtcttatttaaaatgttttgtgattaatatttttatcttactagatgataaaatataaatagtattttatgcatgactaattttttaagttttcgtataaattttttaaataagacgaatggtcaaacgttggacaagaaaaaaacgaaaaattgAGGTATTATGGGACGGGGGTAGTATTAGACTAGTCTCAATAAAAGTTTCATGgacaataaataatataccatgtagacatttttaataatgtgacaaagtattaatgaagagagatgaaatgagttttatggggatgAAACCTTCTATGCACGGTTACCTAAACAGTTTGtatcttgcatgtaacctaggaaacaacaatagataaaactatgcattgagagagttgtgttttatcctagttttaaaCCGTTTAAATAACATGTCGCTCTAGGTAATTGTATTcatgaaacttacattgagaATGAACTTAGTAAAACACAGCTCAGTGTACCCCTGCACCACCTAAGTTTGAGCGATTCGTGATTATGCGCCACTTTCTTCACTACAAAATTAAGCTGTGCCATGTTTGTTGGTTATACTCCATCCGGTTAAAAATttctattgtttatataaaattagttaaaattttaaaatcccaacaaccaatttttattagaatgaatttctaaattcaaataagtttattatatTGTGATAATACCTTTCGAGAAAAATCTCGCTCTCTCtacatataatttgttttgcatttaaattaagcttttaagaaataattggtggccaaaattttaaaaattgaactaaattttattctattCTAAAGGATAAATATCTTTGATCGAATGGagtaacaaaaattatatggaTGAACTAATGATTGGTACATTGGGGATTTGGGGTCTAAAAGACAATACTATAAAAACTGTTCCATATATTGCACATGTGTCCTTGTCATCGAGATTATGTGAGATTATCACTAGCACTACACTGTCAACTCATACGGATTCTTCTTGTCATTTCTTCTGATATATAATGACCTACTTGTTATAGTAATATTGgggaatcttttttttctcggagCTGTCATAAATCAGTAACCAAAAATCGATGTAACTGCACACCAACTGGTTGATTATATTACGACATGCATGCTGACCATAGTTGTAGGTTTCAGTGTCAAAATACTTACCATAAAAGAAtgttttagtttaaatttgagctaGATTGAGTATTGTCTACCAAGCAGAACATTTTAGTGTTCATTCagctttttcaaaaaagaaaaacaaacatgtTCACTAGCTAGTGATAAACAATTATTCAGCATGTCTTTGttaaggaaattaaaaaaatgttaatcatTGGTCATCTCCAGCTCAGTTTCCTCCTGCGTCCTGACCAGGACCTAAGCTAGTTAACCCCCCATGCTATTAAAGTCTACAATAATATATAGCCCATGGATTCCTCATGCATGTCAAGGGCATCCTAATTgcccataattaattatggattatctAGCAATAATCAAACCACTGCATCTGCAGCATCTTCATCCTCTAGAAGAGTACTCCAAAGGAAGAATGAAAAAGAAGATTCTTTAATCCCTGAGCGAGTGCACATGTGTGTGTTGTGTATGGCATCACAAAAACCATGAAGAAGGATGGTGTCCTTGCCGAAAAGCATGGAGccttcccccctctctctagCAGGGGCGGGTCTAGCGGGAGGCTACGAGCTCTAGCCCTCTACACGTTGGATCgttcataaaaaatagtgaagagaggagggaggagaagagaatgaggaagaagaagatgtgTGGCTAAAGATAGGGACGGATCTCACCCAAAAATCGAGTGAGGGCACTTTATTAGAACCGTTAGTGtggttaaaacttttttacttaattactaattagtaATACACTAGGGCCCCACTTCACATACTGTAGATCCACCCCTGACTAAAGAAAGCCGCCCCTGACTAAAGAAAGATGAAGTTAACCAGTCCTCTAGCCTTTAGATCTGGGATCCGTCGTTGCTCTCTAGGATGGCTGATTGGCGATGGTGCTTGTATGGGTGTACATGTACATGACATGCGGCGCAAGGCAAGGCGACATGTCTGATGATGTATAAGAGCTTTGCTTGCGTCGCGTTGTATTGTTGCATTCGTTTCAAGCTGAAAAGcaagcggccggcgggagaagAAGAATACAGGGGAGTTCTTGGCCGCTACTCCTACTCATCTAATAGCTAGCTAGGCGTCCCTACAGCCGGTTTTGCCGTGCTCCTCGATGGCACATGTAACCTAGCTGCATCGCAATTGCCCAGTTACGActactgcattttttttaaaaaaaacaatgttttaGAATAATTATTACATCTGTTTCATGTTTCATGTTATATGATGTTatgttgtatatttatatgaatactgtgaatttaaatacatatataaaacatattcattaatACATGGATTAATCAAGGtatgattaaaacttttataatatgtaactAAGGGAgtaacattaatacatggattAATCAAAGtatgattaaaacttttataatatgtaactAAGTGAGTAACATTTTTGCCACTCCATGATAAGTGGCAAAAAAGTGCATATGTGCAATTAATGACATTCCTAAAATATGACAAGGGGTCATTTGGATAATCTGATTTTATACGTACATGCTCTTTCGCCCATTCGCCCATACATTGTCATGTTAACCCAAGTTCATCTATCTCTTTTAATTTAGAGACTCTCTCTTGAGTTTAGAGCCTAATTGGCCTTATTGTTCGATCCTCttctattgtttatatatgcacGTACTAGCTAATACTGTGATCCATTTATAAGCCTAGTCCGCTTAGACTCCAAACCATTCCGACATCCTCATCTACGCCAAAATCCAAATTCGCTATAAAAAATGTATGATATGGTAAAAACATTGTCCGTAGAAATCTGCCCAGTTTTTGTCCCAAATCCCTGGCCtcccatcgatcgatcgatctcctaTCCTCGTACAAGTAACACAGTGGCGGATCTAGGATCCGAAGATTGGAGAAGCTGTTTACTTTCTTCCACCTTCagctctcctcttcttccccctcccctcccctctatTTTTCACAGGGAATCCAGCGCAAAGGGTGTTAGAGCCCCGCTAACCCCCCTTAAATCCGCCCCTGGTCACACACACATGTACACACCCTTCGCTTTGCCTGAAaattacattatttaattatttctagaagtaattaaaaaataaattggttttaaaacttatttaaagAAATACACCATTTTAATACACACCCCTGATAGCGCGAAGGTCATCCATCTATATGCCAAGGCTTGACGTGAACCTCGTTGAACGTGGTAGTTGACCCATCTAGATCCAAGTGGCAGGGACCTCCGTGTCAATCCCCTAGTGCCGAGATAAAAACCTCCACTCCATCGAGCGTGACGTGGAGTAAatggttcaatttttttgaaaaagttatttaaactggttcattttcataatttattatcaaaaatgGTCGAATAGCGAAAAGTGGTGACGATGAATCATTGCGCACCAAATGCTCCATGCCTCCAGGCTCAGTCATCTCGTCAGAGATCCAGGCTTGCTGACCATGATGGATGCGGCAGCTTTCCCTTCTTCCTGCAGGTAGCTTGCGGCTGTTGCTGGAGAGTGGACTCCAGCCCAGAACTCCAGATCGAAGAGACCAAGGATGCCGACGCAATTTGCACATGTTTGCTTCTGAATTCCAAATCTTCTCCCTGTTGCTTTCCTGATTCTTCATCCTCCCTCACCCATGCAGTAGGAGGGACCAAATATGCAATGGATACATTTGGTCCATATGTACATGAGCATGAGCCCACACATGCATGGTGATGCTAGCAGATCTTGGAATGGCCCCCTCCAACAATCTCATGAACTTGAGTGCATTCATGCAGGATGCTGCAAGCCTCCAATGCCACATTGTATAACAGTACAGTGCAGTATACATGGAGTTAATGTGCAGTGCCTGCAGCCTGCACATTGCACgcaacagaaaaagaaaccgGTGTTCCATTGGAAATTTTCACAAGCAGTTTCAGGTCAGCGGGTGGCCTAGGCAtgtttggggcagcttctggcaACTGCAGGTTTAGAGAAGTTGACTTCTCATCGACTGTTTATTAGAATCTTAAGTTCTCTAAACATGCCCTTGATCTGGTGGTGACTATCTATATGCATGCGGAGTCTCTTGAAATGATAGTCTTCAGGCATTGCACGAGCTGTGATATACTCTTATATTACGGCGttaacttttaggtccacgtctgaccattcgttttattaaaaaaattatataattattaattattttgttataatatgatttattattatagaaactttaagtatgtattataattttatatatttggatataaattttgaataagacgaatgatcaaacgtaatactaaaagtcaacagtgtcattcataaaaatatgtcattcataggaagtatatatgcatatgatgTGATGTCTGATGGTATCTGACACTGCAATTCTTGGGCTACGTACCTATCTATccatctttctttctcctaCAATATACAATGGCGATCAAATTAACAAGTATAATGCAATCACACCGATCCTGGTTTCGCATCTGGCCTGATCATCTCCATTTcttgatttattttctatcttgATTTCATCTCTTTCACAGTTCACCGGCGTCTCTGCGTTGAGCAGTGGACGGTTTGAGCAAAATTGGCGAGGAAGACAAGACGGGTGTGACGTCACGGTCACTGCCGTTTCTGGCCATCCAGCGCCTTGATGCCGTCGATGTCGAAGTCGACGGCGGGCGACACCAAGGCCGAGGAGGGCCTCCTGGTCAGCGGGAAGAGCttgcctcctccgccgccgccgccggcggcggtggcccgcGCTGGGGCGTCGCTGCTGCTCTTGCTCAGCCTGTCGTTCTTGCTCAGctgcgccgccgacgagccgtccctgccgccgccgccgccgcgattCGACGACAGCTCCTGGCTCCTGCTGTGACCGggggcgcgccggcgccggctggcGTACACGTCCTGAAGCATCGCGCGGTCCTCCCTGGTGAGGCTGAGGTcgctcggcctcgccggcggcggcggtgaggacgGCGTCATcagctgctgcggcggcgtgaGGGGAGGGGAGCGCACCGGCGACCTGCTCGGCGACCTCGACCTGGCCCCGGTGCTTGGCCGGCTGTAGCTGATGAGGTGGTGGAGCCACACGACGAGGTCCAGGATGCATGCCTCCGTCTTCTCCTTGTCTGCATGGTAGAAGGTCTCGATCTTGAGCACGTCAGGCTGCCCAGGCGCCCTTCGCATCACATCACTCCTGTGTAAATTGGTTTGAAATAAACATCATGAGAATTCTTGCATTCAGTAAGCTGGATGCCTGTGTGCTCGCGCAGAGTTGCGCAGCTAGATAatagctgattttttttaatttttaaaatctttttaataaataattttattactgaaccttattgataaatattttcaccattttaaccttttggccacgccatcCCACCTGGTGTGGCAACTCGGTACCACGCGGAGCGTGGCAGGCctgtcgcacccatgacagcTTTTTTTTGCCACGCTAGGGGCGGCGTGAccggtaaaaatatttactttcaaggtttattaataaaatatttattaaaaatatttaaaaaaataaaaaaatcataataatttCAGAATGCATCATGGGAAAAGGGACAGTAATACAGTGATGCAACTCTTGTGCTTCTCACTGAAAATGTTCTTAATCGCTTTCATAACTCGCCATGATCACAAGCGCAaatgtttcttgttttctccGATTAGCATGGCAATTTTTAGTCCTGTTTTcgcatattttaataatagaaTAAATGAGCAGATTGGTGGATGCAGGGATGAGCATCTAACCCTGTGTTCGCCCACTCGCCAACCCATCCGAATCCATGGTGTGCTCTGATGTAGCATCCAAGCAAACATGAACAGAAGGTGTCAGTACCTGGATTAGAACCAAAAGTCTGGCTAGATCTATGCAGAATTGCAATGCTATTATACAGTCAATACCGAATTACCTGGCTGTATTGCTAGCAATCGGGATAATCCATTGCAATGTTTTCTCCATCGAAGATCTGATTTCAATGATTGGAACCTACCATAGCAAGAAAACATTAAGGAAGTGAGCCTGCAGGATATATGGTAGGGCTTGTAGCTAACGTAATTTATCAAGCAGTTGTTTTAAGCATCAAAATACCTCTTGGGATTCTGGGGAATTTAGTAGCTTTGTTCGAAGAGCAGACTTAATAGTTGGAGGCAGTCCTTGATAGAGTGCATCTCTTGTGCTTTGAGGTGGAACAGTGCTTCGGGAAACCTTCGGTTGACCAAAATCAAATCAGTAAACAGTTTCAGTGAATGTTCACGTACTTGATTATATTTCATATGAAGTATCGTTTTTATTCTGTTCATTATTATCATCATAAGGTCTTTATTCAactctataatatattttcagcaCAAATTTGTGAGTTGTCACTCTGACATTTATAGAAGTTGACTGGCTGAACAGAAAAAACAGCTGTTCTGAAAGAAACATTTGCAGTTTAACTGTTTAAGAATGCACAACAACAACCTAACCGGGTTTTCAAATCTATCATGCTCATGCCGTTGTCCTATATGGCTATAACTTGGAGGGAATAAAGACCATACTTTCTGAGCATATAATACTatattatggaaaaaaatcaccagCTATTAAATCCTGTGGAAAACATTCATAGGATACCCAATAATAGAACTTAGGATCgtctaaaatttatgtattgacatgatgagaaaaatatatgtaaataaccTGAAGAAACTTACAATATTGTCGATCTGTGAAATGATATTAGCATAGTGCAGCGAGAGACCAGCTGATCCTAATGTCTGACGGCTCTCCGAAGATTCATTCGATTGTGCAGCTATATCtacaggagaaaaaaaaagagaccaAAGATAAGGGCAAGTCCAAAGTAATCAGTTGGCAAGCACAGTGAATTATCGAGTTGATGATCGATAAGACAGTGCAGCTAGGCATACCGTAAGACCCAAAAGACTCTTGAATCTCAACATGTAAGAAGTGGACAATATCTACAAGCTTCTCCATGACCTATAGATAGAAGGAAGATAACATGGTTCAGGACAGGGTTATCCCTCTGTCATTGTATAAATACTTCAAGTCATGGAAATTACAGTACAAATACTTACATCATCAAGCATCTTATTCCAAAGAGACTTTTTCTTCAAGTTTTGTACATGTTTCCTTTGGCTCTTCAATTCTTGCTTAATAATCTGAACAGTATCCCCTGCTCATTCATTGTACTCAATTATTCTCTAAGGAAACGATTACTGGCTTACTCAACGACAAGAATATAAGCTTTAGATCATAATAGGCGTACCTCTTTCAAATCCAActgattttttctcttcctccaATTTTCGGCGATAATCTTGCTCAAATCTATCTAATGCATGCAACTCATGGTATAGATCCTATAAGCAACACAAGAGTGAACAAAAAATGTATTAGGAAAAACTAGTGTGGAGCAAAGAGATATGGGGTAAAGATGCATAGCAAACATATTAATAATTGATGCAAACATGATCTTAAgagaacaataaaatataaatatcagTGGAATCAGTTCGCATTTCAGTATAACCACTAAAGAGTTACTGCCTCCGAAATCAAAGTgtgacagttttttttcttttcaaagtcAAGTGATAGCAACATTGACCACTAAATtgtactattatatatatccagAAAAATATGTGTTATACCATGAATCTTTCCTTGTGAGAAACATACTATTAtcattttcattcatatcagACATTCTAGATAATGTTTTGTCAAAATTATCCTGGATGTCTGCACACTTTCTATGGTGGCATTCTTTTGCGACTAGGGGTAGAGGGCGGGGGCGTATTTGGGAGTAAAATGTACTCACAGCCGTGAGTCGAACCAGATTCATCAATTGTTGCATCTCTGCTTCTGCTATTTCTTTTAGATCTGGTTGAGGTGTAATTTCCGATTCTAGCCTGGAAGCAAAC is part of the Oryza brachyantha chromosome 2, ObraRS2, whole genome shotgun sequence genome and encodes:
- the LOC121053637 gene encoding proline-rich receptor-like protein kinase PERK2 — encoded protein: MPSSPSPPPPATSAVASTPRRRRGRRLVPSSAGGGSSFSASSSSSSSSASFSFFPPTSPSPFHRFLPSPLRASSVPFSWEHRPGIPKTPARAPRSSNSKLHKSAAAPPLPLPPSLLSTRAPDPYASAVVPADYAAAMPPGSGGGKLGLTAAPRKARRLARRRPRLAVDALAEWLSVLSLYRSCKRAAACFAAKPPAP
- the LOC102718151 gene encoding protein PSK SIMULATOR 1-like yields the protein MGGVCSAGIPGDRSPAELSFRAMGLVMEQELKAFPVAGKVQGKNRTAPVEEAAEPEGGGDQPHRLSPVKSPRLSTGAAKARRSVSKEPQLARSSSEKLKSGKSRTSTSGKASDIGSVFGRASTSGIGKAVEVLDTLSSSMTSFSPGGGFVSGAKAKGSLEIVAFEVANTIVKGMSLMQSLSKESMRFLKGTVLRSEGVKRLVSSDMNELMRIAAADKRQELTLFSREVIRFGNRCKNPQWHNLDRYFSKLESEITPQPDLKEIAEAEMQQLMNLVRLTADLYHELHALDRFEQDYRRKLEEEKKSVGFERGDTVQIIKQELKSQRKHVQNLKKKSLWNKMLDDVMEKLVDIVHFLHVEIQESFGSYDIAAQSNESSESRQTLGSAGLSLHYANIISQIDNIVSRSTVPPQSTRDALYQGLPPTIKSALRTKLLNSPESQEVPIIEIRSSMEKTLQWIIPIASNTARAHHGFGWVGEWANTGSDVMRRAPGQPDVLKIETFYHADKEKTEACILDLVVWLHHLISYSRPSTGARSRSPSRSPVRSPPLTPPQQLMTPSSPPPPARPSDLSLTREDRAMLQDVYASRRRRAPGHSRSQELSSNRGGGGGRDGSSAAQLSKNDRLSKSSSDAPARATAAGGGGGGGKLFPLTRRPSSALVSPAVDFDIDGIKALDGQKRQ